Proteins encoded by one window of Tubulanus polymorphus chromosome 7, tnTubPoly1.2, whole genome shotgun sequence:
- the LOC141908891 gene encoding G-protein coupled receptor 157-like: MNQPRWTVFAMSMHNVSNHTYVEPVELFPELSLTILSCVLSILGSFVVFWTFYRFDDRNVRTGGRTLLVWLCIADLVTATGNLIGVARYIYLYHTLHKRVIFEEDNTADCQYPGLLDVCIVQSFMTTCSSMMSFFWTCAISIYFIAAVVGRNNRLADRLVVHFHVFCWSVPLFITSFAAGKHALGEDFSVASGGWCWITRCNKLSPGDQIAWMAMSGKVWEILMYLVIAHNYILVKYHVWSTKRVQLRRIPHYLLDSSDTHDRNQVINSSDTMFVFVPFVMYLLRIWGTIRFIVNSSISIDQQRSHEYVTANRILTTLQGIGDSGQGFGNFLLFCLFTKDIRKRLFCRETPDSERRHLLNNGEDELHSAA; this comes from the exons ATGAATCAGCCGCGGTGGACGGTCTTCGCCATGTCTATGCACAACGTATCGAATCATACGTATGTCGAGCCGGTCGAATTATTCCCCGAGTTGTCGCTGACGATATTGAGCTGCGTCCTATCCATACTCGGATCATTTGTCGTTTTCTGGACATTTTATCGCTTTGACGACAGAAATGTGCGAACCGGTGGACGCACGCTGTTGGTGTGGTTGTGCATCGCCGATTTAGTGACGGCGACCGGTAACTTGATCGGCGTCGCCCGTTACATTTACTTGTATCACACGCTTCACAAACGCGTGATATTCGAGGAAGATAACACAGCCGATTGCCAGTATCCGGGACTATTGGATGTATGTATCGTGCAGAGCTTCATGACGACATGTTCGAGTATGATGTCATTCTTTTGGACGTGCGCGATATCAATCTATTTTATCGCGGCAGTAGTCGGTAGAAACAACCGGCTGGCGGACCGCCTGGTCGTTCATTTTCATGTCTTCTGTTGGTCGGTACCAC ttttcatcACAAGTTTTGCAGCTGGTAAACATGCGCTTGGTGAAGATTTCTCGGTGGCCAGCGGTGGCTGGTGCTGGATTACCAGATGTAACAAACTGTCGCCCGGGGATCAAATAGCGTGGATGGCCATGTCGGGAAAAGTCTGGGAAATTCTTATGTATCTAGTCATCGCTCACAACTATATCCTAGTGAAATACCACGTCTGGTCGACTAAAAGG GTTCAGCTCCGACGGATACCGCATTATTTGTTGGATTCGAGTGACACCCACGATAGGAACCAAGTAATCAATAGTTCAGATACTATGTTCGTATTTGTGCCGTTTGTAATGTATCTGTTGCGTATCTGGGGAACTATTAGATTCATCGTCAACagttcaatatctattgatcaGCAAAGATCTCACGAATACGTCACAGCAAATAGAATCTTGACCACACTCCAG GGAATCGGTGATAGTGGTCAAGGTTTCGGAAATTTCTTGCTGTTTTGTCTCTTCACGAAAGATATCCGAAAACGTCTGTTTTGCAGAGAAACACCCGATAGCGAACGGCGGCATTTGCTGAACAATGGTGAAGATGAGCTTCATTCAGCAGCATGA